The genomic interval TGACCCGTTCGGGCCGAGATTGATAAGCGCGGCCGAGAAGCCGACCTGCTTCGGGGGAGTACCACCATCGGTCCAGCCCGCCGAATTGTAAGCGACTTCAGCGGTAACGATGGTGCGCATGGAACCAACAGCCGAAGCCTCGTTGGCCGCAATCTTGGCGCGCAGCAGGTTAGGAATTGCGATGGCCGCGATGATCAGAATGATCGCCACGACAATCAAAAGTTCGATCAGCGAGAAACCTTTTTGCCTCTTCATGGGCGCTCCTTAATTAGC from Terriglobales bacterium carries:
- a CDS encoding prepilin-type N-terminal cleavage/methylation domain-containing protein, whose product is MKRQKGFSLIELLIVVAIILIIAAIAIPNLLRAKIAANEASAVGSMRTIVTAEVAYNSAGWTDGGTPPKQVGFSAALINLGPNGS